The stretch of DNA AACCAATTAATGCTGAAATGAAATCATCGTATCTTTGAAATTGCCATCATGGTTGGGGTTCGGTACTAACTACACAAAGCAGCATTTGCTTCCAAATCTGATTATAATATTGTGCTTCCAATGATCTGTCCTACTACTAGCTAGGTGTGGAACCGGAGTTGACTTCggacaaattaaaaaaaaagaagaggaatccacacacacacacacacacacacacacacacacacacacacacaacaatcAGATTAGTCGTCTGAACACGACACAAGCAGCCAGAACCACTACTCGGCCTCGGTGCATTTTGTTAAAACTTCCAGGGAACAACACAACCAACCAGGTTCGAGCCCATCTTGTTCATCCCCTGGAACCACTTTCGATTAGGCAATGATCAGTTAGGCAGCCGCGACGGTAGGTGCGTAACGATAGAGAAATGGCGCTAGCTAGGAACAAAGCTCATCTATCGCACTGTCACCTGCACTATTATTAATCTCGCCCACCAGCTACAGAGCCTCGATCAAGCGGCGATTCAGATAATCTATCCCGTGACTGCATGTCGTGGACTGTTTCTGATTCTAACTTGTGTGCCCAATTTGATCCATCTGCTATGGCTTCCTACGCCTCTGCCGACAATTGGGCGGCAGAAGTCAGAGAGTACTTTGTGACGTGTTACGCTATCCGAACCGCAGATTTTCTAACGCGTGCGTTCTCAGCTTGCATTGGACGAGGGGTTTTACTGGCAGATTACTGATCGAGACGGCCGCTGCCGGCGGCCGACTGGCCGACTGGCCCCGGGATGAACTGTATTGTCCCCGGTTTACTCGTACTCGTCACCATCAGAGCAAACAGCAGCCTGGTTGATGCCCCGATGAAGCGATGAGGTCGGCCGCGCTGAGAGAGAGGCTCGCTCCAGGAGGGCAGGCGCCGCGCCCACCGCGTACGCCAGCACGTAGACCGGGCCGGGGGAGAGTCTCCGAACACGTTGGCGGCGGCTTGGCGAGCACATGTTCTGCGCACCGGCTGGGGGCTGGCAGAGGAGTTGACCAGAGCCGAGCCATGCGAGGCAAGGCAACCCCACCAGGACGCGCGCGTCCACACCGCAGCAgctgcgccgtcgccgtcgcacgCCGCCCGCGGGCACGTATAAAAGCGTCTCCGAAACTTTGCCCCGCACCCGCGGGCTCGGGCGCgcaccggcagcagcagcctctcATCTCTTTCGCCGGTTGGCGCGGCGCGGTTTTTTATTACCTGACGCGACACGCGACTgcgcggcccggcccggccggccaccgGCTAGTACAGCGGCCTGCGCCTGCAGGTCAGGCCCTCAGGCAGCAGCGCGCTCGCGTACTCGCAGACTCGCAGTCGCTTCCTTGGATCACTCGCAAGCTGCCACTcacgcctccctccctcccacctTCTACTAGAGTATTTCTTCGCTCGGGTCGGGTCGGCTCGCCCGAGGCTGCCGATCTCTCTCCGCGAAGGCATTGACTTTGCGCGGGCGCGTGGCGATGGACGCGGCGGGCATGGCAGCGGGCGCGCCCATACTGCCGCCGGacgcgtccccgccgccggccgccgggcagGGCGCGGCGTTCCCGATCGCCATCGTCATCGCCATCGGGTTCATGGTCACCTCGCTCATCCTCATCAGCTACTACTTCCTCGTCGTCCGGTGCTGGctccgcggcggcagcggcggcggggggcccAGGTCCGGCCTGCtccaccgcgcgcgccgcgaggAGCTCCTGGACCGGGTGTCCGCggtcttcttcaccgacctggAGGCCGCCGAGCACCCCGGCGGGCTCGACCCGGACGTCGTCTTCGCGCTCCCCGTCGTCAAGTACCGCCGGGCCCGGGCAGCGTCGGCGGCGCTCGAGTGCGCCGTGTGCCTCGCCGAGTTCGCGCCGGGCGAGCGGCTCAAGCAGCTGCCCAGCTGCTCCCACGCCTTCCACATCGATTGCATCGACACCTGGCTCCACCACAACGTCAGCTGCCCGCTCT from Panicum virgatum strain AP13 chromosome 9K, P.virgatum_v5, whole genome shotgun sequence encodes:
- the LOC120647289 gene encoding probable E3 ubiquitin-protein ligase ATL45 — translated: MDAAGMAAGAPILPPDASPPPAAGQGAAFPIAIVIAIGFMVTSLILISYYFLVVRCWLRGGSGGGGPRSGLLHRARREELLDRVSAVFFTDLEAAEHPGGLDPDVVFALPVVKYRRARAASAALECAVCLAEFAPGERLKQLPSCSHAFHIDCIDTWLHHNVSCPLCRTVVTGGVALPLARDDHDASCRELQLGDDGRIVGAAARTTGYGSSCRFPTKSGAAQEPITRSFSMDCFAGGLGRKPPQKEPPAGSSEAGPSSAAASDRPDSGTGETSGRFRRLLSSFGLGRSSRSTVLPIQLDP